In the Oscillospiraceae bacterium genome, CCCCGCTGCATGGCGAGGGCTACCGCGCCCACGAGCCGTCCAGCGAGTGCTTTGCAGCGCTGATCGTGCTGCTGATGCCCGCCAGCGTTTCCTACGGCATCGTCATTGTTGCTGTCATCGCGGCCGTGCTGGTCAAGGAGGCCTTCGGCGGAGAGGGGCACTATCCCTTCCACCCGGCGGCGGTGGGCGCCGCTATCGCCGGTGTTTCCTGGCCGGAGCATGTCTACTACTACCCGGCCCCCGGCACTCAGCTGCCCATTTGGGGCGAGATCAATGATAACCTTGTCCAGGGCATGAATGAGTCCCTGCGCAGCGGCGGCCTGCCCAGCGCCAGCACGATGAATCTGCTTACCGGCAACGTGTCCGCGGGTATCGGTACGGGCGCGGCGCTGGTCATTCTGGCCTGCGGTCTGTTTTTGCTGGTGCGCGGCCGGGTCCGCCTCTCGGTGCTCATCCCGTTTATGATTGCCGTTATCGGCATTCCCTGGCTGTTCCCGCACCTGAACGAACTGCCTGCCTTCAGCTGGCCGTGGGAGTTCATCCGCCAGCGCATCTATCTTGAAAAGTACACGCTGCTGTCTGGCACGGCATTGTTCGGTGCCTTTTTCCTGATCTGTGAGCCGGTCACCATGCCCAACCGCACCAGCAGCCGTCTGATCTACGGCGCGGCGCTGGGCATTGCCACCTATGCGTTCCGCATATTCAGCCCGTATCAGAGCGCCATCTGCTTTGCGCTGCTGATCGTCGGTGCCATCCCCGAATGGCTGGACCTCATCAGCCACCGCACCGAGCGTATCCGCTTTATGAAGAAGGAGGAACAGCGTCTTGCCAAATCCACAAAACCGGAATGACCGCCGCAAGGGCGAGGAACGCTCCGAAACGCTGATCATTCCCCATATTACCAAAGAAATGCTGGAAACGGCCCGCCGCATGGCGGAGGAGGGGGCCTCCCGCGCGGAGATCGAAAAGGCCATCTCGGCCATGCAAAGCCCGGCCCAGCCCGCTTCTTCACCGGCATCCCGCTCGGCCCAACATGCCGCCCCGGCCCCGCAGCCGATGGCCGCCCCGCCGGAGCGTAAACACCGCATCATCCCCACCAGCCGCCCCCGTCTCTCGGCCGAAGAACGCGCCGCCCTGCGCCAGCAGATGCAGATGGGGGAGACACAGGCAGAAACGCCCCAGCCCGAACCCGAACAGGAGGCCCTGCGGCAGGAAGCCGCCCGGCGGGCGGCCAACCGCCCTGCCTGGTTTGGCCGCCGCCAGACGGCACAAAACGACTCGCAGGAAGCCGCCCGTCGCGCCGCCCAGGCCTTGGCCGCTGCCCCGCGCGCCCCGGAGGCCCCGGCCGCTCCAAAAGTGGACGAGCCTACCGGTACCCGCACCATTGCCATCCCAAAACAGCGTACTGTATCCCGCCCGGCGGAACCGGCCCCCGAAGCCACCCGCGTGATGTCTGCGGCCCCGCCGCAGCCCACTCCGGCAGAACCTGCCTCGCAGCCTGCCGCCCGCACTGAGGGCCCGGCAGGGGAACCTGCCCCGCGCCCGGCTGCCCCGGCCCCGGAGCCGCGCAAAAACGCCGTGCCCCGCAGCCGCACCGAGGCCGAAAATGACCTGAACGAAAAGATCCGCCGCGACCACATCTGGCTGTCCAACCCGGTCATGGTGCGCGGCTTAGGCATGGCTCCCATCGTGGGCGCTGCGCTGGATGGTCGCCACGCGCTCATGCTCTGTGTGGCCAGCCTGCTGCTCATCACCTTTACCCGTGTGTTGGCTGTGGCAGTCTGCCACCTGACCCAAAACCGCTTCCGCCCGGTCATCTACAGCTATGCGGCGGCGCTGCTGTACATCCCCGTTTACGTGCTGATGTACCAGCTGTTTGGTGCTGACCTGTCACTGCTGGGCATTTATCTGCCGCTGTTGGTGGTGGAACCTGCCATTGTCAAGCGCATGGAATTTGCTGAGCTGGAGCCTGTCAGCGCGGCCTTCCGCCACGGTTTCAACAACAGTCTGGGTATGTGCGCGGCTCTGCTCATCGTGGGCTGCCTGCGGGAACTGCTGGCCACCGGTGCTGTCTTTGGCAACCAGGTGATCTACGCCGCGCCGCTGCCGCTGGCGGCACAGCCCTCCGGCGGTTTCGTACTGGTGGGTGCCATCGCCGCCGTCTGGTGCGCCATCGCCAACCTGTACACCAATTATAAACACGAGGAGGTGCGCCGCCTGTATGCTAAACATTGAGTTCGCATCCTCCCTGGGCCAAGGCCTGTGGCAGTTCGTCAGCTATATGGGCCTGGCCATCTTTGCCGAGAACGTCATTCTAGCCCGCGCTTTGGGCGTGACCCGCCTGATGAAACTGGTGCCGGACCACAAGGCCCAGGTGTGGGATTTGTGTCTGCCGCTGATCTGGGTCATGACGCTGTCCGCCCCGCTGGGTTGGGCTGCCCATAACCTGCTCTTTCCGTGGCTGCGCCCGCGTCTGCCTGCGTGGCTGCCCATCTCAGCCCTGCGCCCGGTAGTCTACCTGACCTGCGGTGTCGCTGCCATGGCCGTCACCTGGCTGGTGCTGGGCCTGCTGCCCCGCAAAATGCGCCAAAGCTGCCGCAGCCAGCTCAGCCTGGCCACCTGCAGCACTGTCATGCTGGGCACGCTGCTCATCAGTTCCAACCAGAATTACACGCTGGAGCAATCCATCGCGTTTGGTCTGGGCAGCGGCCTGGGCTACACCTTCAT is a window encoding:
- a CDS encoding NADH:ubiquinone oxidoreductase, subunit RnfA, with protein sequence MLNIEFASSLGQGLWQFVSYMGLAIFAENVILARALGVTRLMKLVPDHKAQVWDLCLPLIWVMTLSAPLGWAAHNLLFPWLRPRLPAWLPISALRPVVYLTCGVAAMAVTWLVLGLLPRKMRQSCRSQLSLATCSTVMLGTLLISSNQNYTLEQSIAFGLGSGLGYTFIVFIVREGRRRLRSKAVPAIFQGLPSSMIYIGVLSLAIYALVGHSVVL
- a CDS encoding RnfABCDGE type electron transport complex subunit D produces the protein MAKQPTIERSENYGYYSDLLWCAVPLTGMAWYYYGLRPVLLMLAALVTAYLCDCALAPLHGEGYRAHEPSSECFAALIVLLMPASVSYGIVIVAVIAAVLVKEAFGGEGHYPFHPAAVGAAIAGVSWPEHVYYYPAPGTQLPIWGEINDNLVQGMNESLRSGGLPSASTMNLLTGNVSAGIGTGAALVILACGLFLLVRGRVRLSVLIPFMIAVIGIPWLFPHLNELPAFSWPWEFIRQRIYLEKYTLLSGTALFGAFFLICEPVTMPNRTSSRLIYGAALGIATYAFRIFSPYQSAICFALLIVGAIPEWLDLISHRTERIRFMKKEEQRLAKSTKPE